In one Saccharomyces eubayanus strain FM1318 chromosome VI, whole genome shotgun sequence genomic region, the following are encoded:
- the RPO41 gene encoding DNA-directed RNA polymerase, with protein sequence MLRPVYKSVVKTSILQRRLISSKGSKLYKPSPDSTSTILIKDDPLVAASSSSSSSSSGIINSSDFPLFNKSNKNTTNNLSYQWKNTSNMEFDPFNKSHASAITSMTRTRDVMQLWSLLEACLQSNLLKRAFSILESLYLIPEHKQRFIEDYNMYLDSFSKNEPNFPIIKMNEKLTNDLETSFKDVNYNDKTLAIMIHHALNFHPTASSMLLSPTISAYLKMSVNGVRDILSNLDILTISDLSILVNDLKIISLSQLPTSVKPILESLAPSSTPVNNIENEDGSNKMEAEKDSNIDQKLELGRDSTKTPSLDPLREASLDGSVGVLPKDAEKLVAVDTIGMRVIRHTLLGLSLNSQQREQISKFKFDANENVLNMKPTQNGEDNDSSINFFEIYNSLPTLEEKRAFESALNLFNQDRQKVLENRATEAARERWKHDFEEAKARGDISIEKNLNAKLWKWYNDMLPLIKEEISHCKSLLSEKPVNKRALNKVDTNRLGYGPYLTLIDPGKMCVITILELLKLNSTGGVIEGMRTARAVISVGKAIEMEFRSEQVLKSESQTFRDVNKKSPEFKKLVQNAKSVFRSSQIEQSKILWPQTIRAKIGSVLISMLIHVAKVSVQGIDPITKAKVHGEAPAFSHGYQYHNGSKLGVLKIHKTLIRQLNGERLIASVQPQLLPMLVEPKPWVNWRSGGYHYTQSSLLRTKDSPEQVAYLKAASENGDIDRVYDGLNVLGDTPWTVNRKVFDVVSQVWNNGEGFLDIPSSQDEMILPPAPPRNSDPSILRTWKLQVKTIANKFSSDRSNRCDTNYKLEIARAFLGEKLYFPHNLDFRGRAYPLSPHFNHLGNDMSRGLLIFWHGKKLGSSGLKWLKIHLSNLFGFDKICLEDRIAFTESHLKDIKDSAENPLTGDRWWTTADKPWQALATCFELNEVLKMDNPEEFVSHQPVHQDGTCNGLQHYAALGGDVEGATQVNLVPNDKPQDVYAHVAKLVQKRLEIAAEKGDENAEILKDKITRKVVKQTVMTNVYGVTYVGATFQIAKQLSPIFDDRKESLDFSKYLTKHVFGAIRELFHSAHLIQDWLGESAKRISKSIRLDVDEKSFKNGNKPDFMSSVIWTTPLGLPIVQPYREESKKQVETNLQTVFISDPFAVNPVNARRQKTGLPPNFIHSLDASHMLLSAAECGKQGLDFASVHDSYWTHASDVDTMNVVLRDQFIKLHEVDLVMRLREEFTQRYKSYVKIGKLKRATDLAQKIINIRKDLSKKLGRNTTLADEIYFEKKRQQLLNSPLPEDRSIGEKMITTVSLFQDVKDLDALELENGGDENSGMSVLLPLRLPEIPPKGDFDVTVLKDSQYFFS encoded by the coding sequence atgcTAAGACCAGTCTACAAATCTGTAGTCAAGACATCAATACTGCAAAGACGACTAATATCGTCAAAGGGTTCCAAGCTATATAAGCCTTCTCCAGATTCAACAAGTACCATACTAATAAAAGATGATCCTCTGGTAGCCGCTTCGTCCTCCTCCTCATCTTCCTCATCAGGCATAATAAACTCATCCGATTTCCCGTTGTTTAACAAAAGTAACAAGAACACCACTAATAATCTATCTTACCAGTGGAAAAATACCTCCAATATGGAGTTTGACCCTTTCAACAAATCGCATGCCTCGGCAATAACTTCGATGACAAGAACCAGAGACGTCATGCAATTGTGGTCGCTGTTGGAGGCATGTTTGCAGTCAAACCTGCTGAAAAGGGCTTTTTCTATATTAGAATCACTGTACTTGATACCTGAACACAAACAGAGATTCATTGAGGATTATAACATGTACCTGGATTCATTTTCGAAAAACGAACCAAATTTCCCCATTATAAAAATGAACGAAAAACTAACGAACGATTTGGAGACAAGCTTCAAAGACGTAAATTATAACGACAAGACTTTGGCAATAATGATTCATCACGCTTTAAATTTCCACCCAACGGCAAGTTCTATGCTTCTGTCGCCCACAATTTCCGcctatttgaaaatgagCGTGAACGGTGTCAGAGACATCTTATCGAACCTAGATATTTTGACCATATCGGATCTGAGTATCTTGGTGAACGACCTAAAAATCATATCGTTGTCACAGTTGCCAACTTCTGTGAAGCCCATATTGGAATCCCTTGCACCATCTTCTACACCTGTAaataatattgaaaacgaagatGGTTCCAACAAAATGGAAGCTGAGAAAGATTCAAATATAGACCAAAAATTAGAATTGGGCCGTGACTCTACAAAGACACCTTCTTTAGACCCTCTTCGGGAAGCCTCATTAGATGGCTCAGTGGGAGTTTTGCCAAAGGACGCTGAAAAGCTTGTGGCAGTTGACACCATTGGGATGAGAGTTATTAGACATACTTTGTTAGGATTGTCATTGAATTCTCAGCAAAGAGAAcaaatttccaaattcaaattcgaTGCCAATGAGAACGTTTTAAATATGAAACCCACACAAAATGGTGAGGATAATGATTCTTcgataaatttttttgagatTTACAATTCATTGCCAACTTTGGAAGAGAAGAGAGCATTTGAAAGTGCACTAAACTTATTCAATCAAGATAGACAAAAGGTATTAGAAAACCGTGCCACAGAAGCCGCAAGAGAACGCTGGAAAcatgattttgaagaggCAAAGGCTAGAGGTGATATCTCTATTGAGAAAAACTTAAATGCTAAATTGTGGAAATGGTACAACGATATGTTACCCttaataaaagaagagattAGCCACTGTAAATCGCTATTATCGGAAAAGCCAGTGAATAAAAGGGCCTTGAATAAAGTGGACACAAACCGTTTGGGGTATGGTCCTTATTTAACGTTAATTGATCCAGGGAAGATGTGTGTTATTACGATCTTGGAATTATTAAAATTGAATTCTACAGGTGGTGTTATCGAAGGTATGAGGACTGCAAGAGCGGTTATTTCAGTTGGTAAAGCTATTGAAATGGAATTTAGATCGGAACAAGTCTTGAAAAGCGAGTCTCAGACATTCAGAGACGTCAACAAGAAATCACCGGAATTCAAGAAACTGGTGCAAAATGCTAAATCTGTGTTCAGGTCATCACAAATCGAACAATCGAAAATTTTATGGCCACAAACAATAAGGGCAAAAATCGGTTCTGTGTTGATTTCTATGTTGATTCATGTTGCAAAGGTCTCTGTCCAAGGTATTGATCCAATAACAAAGGCTAAAGTACATGGCGAAGCTCCGGCCTTTTCACATGGTTACCAATACCATAATGGTTCTAAACTGGGTGTCTTAAAGATCCATAAGACTTTAATTCGTCAATTAAATGGTGAGAGATTGATTGCATCGGTTCAACCACAGCTATTGCCAATGTTGGTAGAACCTAAACCATGGGTTAACTGGAGATCGGGTGGATACCACTATACCCAATCCAGTCTTCTAAGAACAAAAGACTCACCGGAGCAAGTCGCGTATTTGAAAGCCGCCTCTGAGAATGGTGATATAGATCGTGTTTATGATGGTTTGAATGTGTTGGGTGATACACCTTGGACCGTTAATAGAAAGGTATTTGACGTGGTTTCCCAAGTTTGGAACAACGGTGAGGGTTTCTTAGATATTCCAAGTTCCCAAGATGAAATGATTTTACCACCAGCACCTCCAAGGAATTCGGACCCTTCTATCTTAAGAACTTGGAAACTGCAAGTCAAGACAATCGCaaataaattttcatcTGATAGATCAAATAGATGCGACACAAATTATAAATTGGAAATTGCAAGGGCATTTTTGGGCGAAAAATTATATTTTCCACATAATTTAGACTTTAGAGGACGTGCTTATCCTTTATCTCCACATTTCAACCATCTTGGTAATGATATGAGTCGTGGTCTTTTAATCTTTTGGCATGGTAAGAAATTGGGATCTTCTGGTTTGAAATGGCTAAAAATTCATTTATCGAACCTGTTTGGGTTTGATAAAATATGTTTAGAGGATCGTATCGCATTTACAGAGTCGCATTTGAAAGATATTAAAGATTCCGCAGAAAATCCTTTGACTGGAGATCGTTGGTGGACAACGGCCGATAAGCCATGGCAGGCATTGGCCACATGTTTTGAGCTAAAtgaagttttgaaaatggatAATCCAGAAGAATTTGTTTCTCATCAACCTGTTCATCAGGATGGTACATGTAATGGTTTACAACACTATGCTGCCTTGGGTGGTGACGTTGAAGGTGCTACTCAAGTGAACTTGGTTCCAAATGATAAGCCACAAGACGTTTATGCGCATGTGGCAAAATTAGTGCAGAAAAGATTAGAGATTGCAGCTGAAAAAGGTGATGAAAACGCTGAAATCCTAAAGGACAAGattacaagaaaagttGTTAAGCAAACTGTCATGACCAATGTGTACGGTGTTACTTATGTGGGTGCGACGTTCCAAATTGCCAAACAATTGAGTCCAATTTTTGATGACCGTAAGGAAAGTTTAGATTTTTCTAAATACTTGACCAAACACGTTTTCGGTGCTATTCGTGAGTTATTTCATAGTGCGCATCTAATTCAAGACTGGTTAGGTGAAAGCGCAAAAAGAATTTCTAAATCCATCAGGCTGGATGTTGACGAAAAATCTTTCAAGAACGGGAATAAACCAGACTTTATGTCGTCGGTTATTTGGACAACGCCACTGGGTCTACCAATTGTCCAACCATATCGTGAAGAAAGTAAAAAGCAAGTTGAAACGAATCTACAAACCGTCTTTATTAGTGATCCATTTGCTGTCAACCCCGTCAATGcaagaagacaaaagaCCGGTCTTCCACCAAATTTCATTCACTCATTGGATGCTTCGCATATGCTGTTGAGTGCGGCAGAATGTGGAAAACAAGGATTGGATTTTGCGTCTGTGCATGATTCCTACTGGACGCATGCATCTGATGTAGATACTATGAATGTTGTTTTAAGAGACCAGTTCATCAAATTGCATGAGGTCGATTTGGTTATGAGGCTCAGGGAAGAGTTCACCCAAAGGTATAAGAGCTACGTCAAGATTGGCAAGTTAAAGAGAGCAACAGATTTGGctcaaaaaattatcaatattCGTAAAGATCTATCGAAGAAACTAGGAAGAAATACCACGTTAGCAGATGAAATCTAtttcgaaaagaaaagacaacaGTTACTAAATAGCCCCTTGCCGGAGGATAGAAGTATTGGTGAGAAGATGATTACAACCGTATCGTTATTTCAGGACGTCAAGGATTTAGACGCACTTGAATTAGAAAACGGTGGTGATGAAAATAGCGGTATGAGCGTTCTTTTACCCCTAAGACTACCCGAAATACCACCAAAGGGGGATTTTGACGTCACAGTATTGAAAGATAGTCAATACTTCTTTTCATGA
- the MIL1 gene encoding Mil1p produces the protein MSDSEEDLGLQLKGLKIARHLKSSEERTCPGSDSGSDSSNHDDLTIINNTNGKDTFVGQDRADGVSEEDSLHEEEPATEERSLPSPQPQASTDEADSGTNLDDDAGLQDPFSSVQDPDPFADKKSRDGSDSGSDSDDGWQEMPAISSFNIYNNKGELELTSKVRDPELPLNTTTTVLSAKNSKNINDSRFDYTKMAAEQQAQRSYRTNKRTDFLFDHKVLKKKLNNSQNSISLTSSPSTTSLNNDNNNNDDGEDSYDEYEDDVEPVSDLDRDSQLNITKNLLNDMEKFAYIGAINILANQMCTDLATLCLCIDIKSHKKLAHRLQFTQKDTAAWKTVVLSRLYDHLGISSEEIAMIEKLSLHKIELADLCKCLKTTQSIDNPWEDCPGYDESVQDETIKEESSKEQNDATLPTTPRQEQQTEKSEESNVEGSSSPLKVSSKVLDPENVKDQDKLNVDVAWTIICDLFLICLQSSTYDSRSRTLLISFAKALNMTNLEICEFERRVTDSLDMEQSTEDQVWDEQNHMKNRRKSKRRKKMAYVALAMVGGSLILGLSGGLLAPVIGGGIAAGLSTIGITGATGFLTGVGGTAVVAVSSTAIGANIGARGMSKRMGSVRTFEFRPLHNNRRVNLILTVSGWMVGNEDDVRLPFSTVDPVEGDLYSLYWEPEMLKSIGQTVSIVATEIFTTSLQQILGATVLTALISSVQWPMALSKLGYILDNPWNVSLDRAWSAGKILADTLIARNLGSRPITLIGFSIGARVIFSCLIELCKKRALGLIENVYLFGTPAVMKREQLVMARSVVSGRFVNGYSDKDWFLAYLFRAAAGGFSAVMGISTIEDVEGFENVNCTELVDGHLNYRKNMPKLMKKIGIAVLSEDFIEIEEMMNPEEVKRQRKLVSDVDAAQKKLNERKKHNSWVPKWLKPKKSKWKVMVEEAVEEGRDMQDLPETDANNNESETQDENTKPKRKDAALVDHGALMHELELIKQAMREDESKKKNLPAEDTNGAEASTESLDETQLRPPSTPRINPPQSPNHFQLLSAGRTILPEDDEMNSREKRRMEFSFPDDI, from the coding sequence ATGTCTGATTCGGAAGAAGATTTGGGCCTACAGTTGAAAGGCTTGAAGATTGCAAGACATTTGAAGAGCTCAGAAGAGCGCACCTGCCCCGGATCCGATTCAGGTTCCGACTCGAGCAATCACGATGATTTAACCATTATTAATAATACTAATGGTAAAGACACCTTTGTTGGTCAGGACAGGGCAGACGGAGTATCGGAGGAGGATTCGTTGCATGAGGAGGAACCTGCAACAGAGGAAAGAAGTTTGCCCTCACCACAACCACAGGCTAGTACAGATGAAGCAGATAGCGGTACTAACCTGGACGATGATGCGGGTTTGCAGGATCCTTTTAGTTCTGTACAAGATCCTGATCCGTTCGCGGATAAAAAGTCTAGAGATGGTTCTGACTCCGGCTCTGATTCCGATGATGGCTGGCAAGAGATGCCTGCCATATCATCATTCAATATATACAACAATAAAGGTGAACTAGAGCTGACGTCCAAGGTAAGAGACCCAGAGCTCCCCCTTAACACTACTACTACAGTTCTCTCCGCAAAGAactcaaaaaatataaacgATTCCAGATTCGATTATACGAAAATGGCGGCAGAACAGCAAGCTCAGCGATCTTATCGAACAAATAAGAGGACagatttccttttcgaCCATAAGgttctgaagaaaaaactgaatAATTCACAAAATTCCATTAGCCTAACCTCTTCCCCTTCGACTACATCATTGAATAAtgacaacaataacaacgaCGATGGTGAAGATTCGTATGATGAATATGAAGACGATGTAGAACCGGTTAGTGACTTAGACCGTGATTCCCAGCTAAACATAACGAAAAACCTATTAAATGATATGGAGAAGTTTGCATATATAGGTGCAATAAATATTCTTGCAAACCAAATGTGTACAGATTTAGCCACGCTATGCCTTTGTATTGACATCAAATCCCACAAAAAATTAGCACATCGACTACAATTCACCCAAAAGGATACGGCTGCGTGGAAAACCGTGGTTTTATCAAGGCTATATGATCATTTAGGCATATCCTCAGAAGAAATCGCAATGATCGAGAAACTTTCCTTGCACAAGATCGAACTAGCAGATCTATGTAAGTGTTTGAAGACCACCCAAAGCATAGACAATCCATGGGAGGATTGTCCGGGCTATGATGAAAGTGTTCAAGATGAAACGATAAAAGAAGAGTCTTCCAAGGAACAAAATGACGCGACACTGCCCACCACGCCCAGGCAAGAACaacaaactgaaaaatcGGAGGAGTCGAATGTTGAAGGATCTTCATCGCCTTTGAAGGTTTCATCAAAGGTACTCGACCCTGAGAATGTCAAAGATCAAGATAAACTAAATGTAGACGTGGCGTGGACCATTATATGTGACCTCTTCTTGATATGTTTACAGTCTTCCACCTATGattcaagatcaagaacTTTGTTAATCAGTTTTGCTAAAGCCCTGAATATGACAAATCTAGAAATCTGTGAATTTGAAAGGCGTGTAACAGACTCCCTGGACATGGAGCAGTCGACAGAAGATCAGGTATGGGATGAGCAAAACCACATGAagaatagaagaaaaagtaagagaagaaagaaaatggcaTATGTGGCGCTGGCTATGGTAGGCGGTTCATTGATTCTTGGTTTAAGTGGTGGTTTATTAGCACCCGTCATAGGTGGTGGGATTGCAGCCGGTTTATCAACGATAGGGATCACCGGTGCCACAGGTTTTTTAACTGGGGTTGGTGGTACTGCTGTGGTTGCAGTATCAAGTACAGCTATTGGTGCCAACATTGGTGCTAGAGGTATGTCCAAGAGAATGGGAAGTGTGCGAACTTTTGAATTTAGGCCATTGCATAATAATAGAAGAGTTAATCTAATCTTAACCGTGTCAGGTTGGATGGTTGGTAACGAGGATGATGTCAGATTACCGTTTTCCACGGTGGATCCTGTTGAAGGTGAtttatattctttgtaTTGGGAACCAGAAATGCTGAAGTCCATCGGTCAAACCGTTAGTATTGTGGCCACTGAAATCTTTACTACATCACTTCAGCAAATTTTAGGTGCCACTGTTCTAACGGCACTGATCAGTTCCGTTCAATGGCCAATGGCCCTGTCGAAACTAGGTTACATCTTGGATAACCCTTGGAATGTCTCCCTGGATAGAGCTTGGTCTGCAGGCAAAATTCTCGCAGACACTTTGATTGCAAGAAATCTAGGCTCACGCCCGATTACGTTAATCGGTTTTTCGATAGGTGCGAGagttattttttcttgtttaattGAGTTATGCAAGAAAAGGGCTTTAGGTTTGATCGAAAATGTGTACCTTTTTGGTACGCCAGCTGTCATGAAAAGGGAACAGTTAGTCATGGCAAGATCTGTCGTTAGCGGGAGGTTCGTAAATGGCTATTCAGATAAGGATTGGTTTTTGGCGTACTTATTTCGAGCTGCTGCAGGTGGATTTAGTGCTGTTATGGGAATATCAACCATAGAAGATGTTGAAGGTTTCGAGAATGTCAATTGTACCGAATTAGTTGACGGTCACCTAAATTATCGTAAAAATATGCCCaaattaatgaagaaaatcgGTATTGCTGTTTTAAGTGaagattttattgaaatcgAAGAAATGATGAACCCAGAAGAAGTCAagagacaaagaaaactggtAAGCGATGTCGATGCAGcgcaaaagaaattaaacGAAAGGAAAAAGCACAATAGCTGGGTGCCGAAATGGCTAAAACCCAAAAAATCTAAATGGAAGGTTATGGTCGAAGAAGCTGTCGAAGAAGGAAGAGATATGCAAGACCTGCCAGAAACAGATGCCAACAATAATGAAAGCGAAACCCAAGATGAGAATACAAAGCCAAAACGTAAAGATGCCGCCCTTGTCGATCATGGGGCATTAATGCATGAATTAGAGCTTATAAAACAGGCAATGCGTGAAGAcgaatcaaagaaaaagaatctGCCAGCTGAAGACACGAATGGAGCGGAAGCTTCAACTGAATCTTTAGACGAAACCCAGCTCAGACCACCATCAACACCAAGAATAAATCCACCACAGAGTCCtaatcattttcaattatTAAGCGCTGGAAGAACCATTCTCCCGgaggatgatgaaatgAATTCtcgagaaaaaagaaggatggaattttcttttccagaTGATATATAG
- the MOB2 gene encoding Mob2p — MNTVYSSPHSSSSRLSLRNKHHSPKRHSQTSFPAQKTTPQSQQLASPQYQQESNERPESQQVMFLSEPFVRTALVKGSFKTIVQLPKYVDLGEWIALNVFEFFTNLNQFYGVVAEYVTPDAYPTMNAGPHTDYLWLDANNRQVSLPASQYIDLALTWINNKVNDKNLFPTKNGLPFPQQFSRDVQRIMVQMFRIFAHIYHHHFDKIVHLSLEAHWNSFFSHFISFAKEFKIIDRKEMTPLLPLIESFEKQGKIIYN; from the coding sequence ATGAATACCGTTTATTCGAGTCCGCACAGTAGCAGTTCCAGACTATCACTGAGGAATAAACACCACTCGCCCAAGAGGCATTCACAGACAAGCTTCCCCGCACAAAAGACTACGCCGCAATCACAACAACTGGCATCACCACAATATCAACAAGAATCCAATGAGAGGCCGGAATCACAACAAGTAATGTTTCTCAGCGAACCGTTCGTAAGAACAGCTTTAGTGAAAGGTTCATTCAAGACAATAGTACAACTACCCAAATATGTGGACTTGGGAGAGTGGATAGCGTTGAACGTTTTCGAATTCTTCACAAACTTGAACCAGTTTTACGGTGTAGTGGCGGAATACGTAACGCCAGATGCATATCCAACAATGAATGCCGGTCCTCACACAGATTATTTATGGTTGGATGCCAATAATAGACAAGTTTCACTACCGGCTAGTCAATACATAGATTTGGCACTCACGTggataaataataaagtcAACGATAAAAACCTCTTTCCGACCAAGAATGGGTTACCGTTCCCGCAACAATTTTCTAGAGACGTACAAAGAATTATGGTGCAAATGTTTAGAATATTTGCACATATTTATCACCACCATTTCGACAAAATTGTACACCTATCGCTAGAAGCCCATTGGaactcatttttttcccatttcATTAGTTTTGCCAAAGAGTTTAAAATCATTGATAGGAAGGAAATGACTCCACTTTTACCGTTAATcgaaagttttgaaaagcaaGGCAAAATCATATATAATTAA
- the TUB2 gene encoding beta-tubulin — protein sequence MREIIHISTGQCGNQIGAAFWETICGEHGLDFNGNYHGHDAIQKERLNVYFNEASSGKWVPRSINVDLEPGTIDAVRNSSIGNLFRPDNYIFGQSSAGNVWAKGHYTEGAELVDSVMDVIRREAEGCDSLQGFQITHSLGGGTGSGMGTLLISKIREEFPDRMMATFSVLPSPKTSDTVVEPYNATLSVHQLVEHSDETFCIDNEALYDICQRTLKLNQPSYGDLNNLVSSVMSGVTTSLRYPGQLNSDLRKLAVNLVPFPRLHFFMVGYAPLTAIGSQSFRSLTVPELTQQMFDSKNMMAAADPRNGRYLTVAAFFRGKVSVKEVEDEMHKVQSKNSDYFVEWIPNNVQTAVCSVAPQGLDMAATFIANSTSIQELFKRVGDQFSAMFKRKAFLHWYTSEGMDEMEFSEAESNMNDLVSEYQQYQEATVEDDEEVDENGDFGAPQNQDEPIAENFE from the coding sequence ATGAGGGAAATTATTCACATCTCCACGGGCCAGTGTGGTAACCAAATTGGTGCTGCGTTCTGGGAAACGATCTGTGGCGAGCACGGTTTGGATTTCAACGGGAACTACCATGGCCATGACGCCATTCAGAAGGAGAGACTGAACGTTTACTTCAACGAGGCGTCCTCCGGGAAGTGGGTGCCCAGGTCTATCAACGTGGACCTGGAGCCCGGGACCATTGACGCAGTGCGTAACTCCTCCATCGGGAATTTGTTCAGACCGGACAACTACATCTTTGGCCAGAGCTCCGCGGGCAACGTGTGGGCCAAGGGTCACTACACGGAAGGTGCCGAGCTCGTAGACAGCGTCATGGACGTCATCAGACGGGAGGCCGAAGGGTGCGACTCTTTGCAAGGTTTCCAGATCACGCATTCTCTTGGTGGTGGTACTGGTTCCGGTATGGGTACGCTGTTAATCTCGAAGATCAGAGAGGAGTTTCCGGACCGTATGATGGCGACATTTTCCGTCCTGCCCTCTCCAAAGACCTCCGACACTGTCGTGGAGCCCTACAACGCCACGTTATCCGTGCACCAATTGGTAGAACACTCCGACGAAACCTTCTGTATCGATAACGAAGCGCTATATGACATCTGCCAAAGAACCTTGAAGCTGAACCAGCCTTCGTACGGGGACTTGAACAACTTGGTCTCGAGCGTCATGTCTGGTGTCACCACTTCGTTGCGTTACCCCGGCCAATTGAACTCGGATTTGAGAAAATTGGCAGTCAACCTGGTCCCATTCCCACGTTTACATTTCTTCATGGTTGGGTATGCGCCACTGACTGCGATTGGTTCTCAATCGTTCAGATCGTTGACCGTTCCTGAATTGACCCAGCAAATGTTCGACTCCAAGAATATGATGGCCGCTGCTGACCCAAGAAACGGTAGATACTTGACCGTTGCGGCATTCTTTAGAGGTAAGGTTTCCGTGAAGGAAGTGGAAGACGAAATGCACAAAGTACAATCCAAGAACTCAGACTACTTCGTGGAATGGATCCCTAACAACGTGCAAACCGCCGTGTGTTCTGTCGCCCCACAAGGCTTGGACATGGCTGCTACTTTCATTGCTAACTCTACATCCATCCAAGAACTGTTTAAGAGAGTCGGCGACCAATTTTCCGCTAtgtttaaaagaaaagcttTCTTGCATTGGTATACTAGTGAAGGTATGGACGAAATGGAATTCTCTGAAGCTGAGTCCAACATGAACGACTTGGTCAGCGAATACCAACAATACCAAGAGGCTACTgtagaagatgatgaagaagtggACGAAAATGGTGATTTCGGTGCTCCACAAAACCAAGATGAACCAATCGCCGAAAATTTTGAGTAA